One window from the genome of Marinobacter sp. ANT_B65 encodes:
- the rplW gene encoding 50S ribosomal protein L23: protein MNQERIYKVLLGPHVSEKASLVAEHGQVVFRVAPDASKPEIKKAVEQLFNVTVEGVQVLNRKGKLKRTARGFGKRNDIRKAYVKLAEGQDIDFLDVE from the coding sequence ATGAATCAGGAACGTATTTATAAGGTCCTTCTGGGGCCGCACGTATCGGAGAAAGCTTCTCTGGTAGCCGAGCATGGTCAGGTTGTTTTCCGGGTTGCTCCGGATGCCTCCAAGCCGGAGATCAAGAAGGCTGTTGAGCAGTTGTTCAACGTCACCGTAGAAGGTGTTCAGGTTCTGAATCGTAAGGGCAAGCTTAAACGCACAGCCCGCGGGTTCGGCAAGCGTAATGACATTCGTAAGGCTTACGTTAAGCTGGCTGAAGGTCAGGACATCGATTTTCTGGATGTGGAATAA
- the rplB gene encoding 50S ribosomal protein L2, giving the protein MPIVKTKPTSAGRRHVVKLYNPDLHKGRPYEPLVESQSKSGGRNNAGRITTRHIGGGHKQHYRIIDFKRTKDGIPATIERIEYDPNRSAHIALLKYADGERRYIIAPKGMQIGEPVRSGIDAPIKVGSTLPLRNIPVGSVVHCVELKPGKGAQLARSAGASVQLVAREGAYATIRLRSGEMRKVLVDCRATLGEVSNSEHSLKRLGKAGASRWRGKRPTVRGVAMNPVDHPHGGGEGRTSGGRHPVTPWGVPTKGHKTRKNKRTDKMIVRRRSAK; this is encoded by the coding sequence ATGCCGATCGTCAAAACCAAACCAACATCTGCCGGACGCCGTCACGTTGTAAAGCTTTACAACCCGGATTTGCACAAAGGGCGCCCTTACGAACCGTTGGTCGAGTCACAAAGCAAGTCGGGTGGTCGTAATAATGCTGGCCGCATTACTACCCGGCACATTGGTGGTGGACATAAACAGCACTACCGTATCATTGACTTCAAGCGGACCAAAGATGGTATTCCTGCGACAATAGAACGCATTGAATACGATCCTAACCGCTCTGCGCACATCGCTTTGCTCAAGTATGCGGATGGCGAGCGTCGTTACATTATCGCTCCCAAAGGTATGCAGATCGGAGAGCCTGTGCGTTCAGGAATCGACGCGCCTATCAAGGTCGGAAGCACATTGCCGCTGAGGAATATTCCAGTGGGTTCTGTGGTTCATTGCGTTGAACTCAAGCCTGGCAAAGGTGCTCAGCTGGCTCGCTCTGCGGGCGCATCCGTACAGCTGGTTGCTCGGGAAGGCGCGTATGCGACTATCCGCCTGCGCTCAGGTGAAATGCGTAAGGTGCTTGTAGATTGCCGTGCTACGTTGGGCGAAGTGTCCAACAGTGAACACAGTCTCAAGCGGCTTGGCAAAGCGGGTGCATCACGTTGGCGTGGCAAGCGTCCAACAGTACGTGGTGTTGCTATGAACCCAGTTGACCACCCACATGGTGGTGGTGAAGGGCGTACCTCTGGCGGGCGTCACCCGGTTACTCCGTGGGGTGTTCCGACCAAAGGGCATAAGACTCGTAAGAACAAACGTACTGATAAAATGATAGTACGTCGTCGTTCAGCCAAGTAA
- the rplV gene encoding 50S ribosomal protein L22 — MEVAAKYKGARLSAQKARLVADQVRGKAVEDALNILTFSPKKAAVIIKKALESAIANAEHNEGLDVDELRVSTVMVDEGPTLKRIKARAKGRADRIMKRTCHITVKVADK; from the coding sequence ATGGAAGTAGCAGCCAAGTATAAGGGCGCTCGCCTCTCAGCTCAGAAAGCTCGTCTTGTCGCCGATCAAGTTCGCGGCAAGGCTGTTGAGGACGCCCTAAACATTCTGACTTTCAGCCCTAAGAAGGCAGCGGTGATTATCAAGAAAGCTCTTGAGTCCGCCATTGCCAACGCTGAGCATAACGAAGGTCTGGACGTTGACGAACTGCGGGTTTCCACCGTAATGGTGGATGAGGGCCCGACGCTCAAGCGTATTAAAGCTCGAGCCAAGGGGCGCGCTGATAGAATCATGAAGCGCACCTGTCATATCACCGTCAAGGTCGCCGACAAGTAG
- the rpsS gene encoding 30S ribosomal protein S19: MPRSLKKGPFIDLHLLKKVEAALEANDKRPIKTWSRRSTIFPEFVGLTIAVHNGRQHVPVYVTEDMVGHKLGEFAATRTYRGHSADKKAKR, from the coding sequence GTGCCACGTTCTTTAAAGAAAGGTCCTTTTATAGACCTGCATCTGTTGAAGAAGGTCGAAGCAGCTCTGGAAGCGAACGACAAGCGGCCGATCAAAACCTGGTCCCGTCGTTCAACGATCTTCCCAGAGTTCGTAGGTTTGACCATTGCAGTCCACAACGGAAGGCAGCACGTGCCGGTTTATGTGACCGAAGATATGGTCGGGCATAAACTGGGTGAGTTCGCGGCGACGCGTACTTATCGCGGCCATTCGGCCGACAAGAAAGCTAAACGCTGA